The following coding sequences lie in one Rutidosis leptorrhynchoides isolate AG116_Rl617_1_P2 chromosome 4, CSIRO_AGI_Rlap_v1, whole genome shotgun sequence genomic window:
- the LOC139843118 gene encoding secreted RxLR effector protein 161-like, whose amino-acid sequence MVTVRSFLAVAAMYNWSFCQMDVSKAFLHGDLLEEVYMKLPMGYVEVGVQNLKPYKLPMDKNVKLSADVGTPLSDPDEYRSVQLLSHFMKNPTSVHFQAVKHLLRYILLAPKISILLANNLAVQLNAYCDSDWARCPMSRRSTTGYFILLGDSPISWKSKKQ is encoded by the exons ATGGTAACTGTGAGGTCTTTTCTTGCAGTTGCAGCCATGTACAATTGGTCATTTTGTCAAATGGATGTGTCAAAAGCTTTTTTACATGGAGATTTGTTAGAAGAAGTATATATGAAGTTACCTATGGGTTATGTTG AGGTTGGAGTTCAGAATCTGAAACCATATAAACTTCCCATGGATAAAAATGTCAAATTAAGTGCAGATGTTGGGACTCCTTTATCTGACCCAGATGAATACAGAAG TGTTCAACTTTTAAGCCATTTTATGAAAAATCCCACCTCTGTGCATTTCCAGGCTGTTAAACATCTTCTTAGATACATTTTACTTGCTCCTAAAATAAGCATTTTATTGGCAAATAATTTAGCTGTACAACTAAATGCCTATTGTGATTCTGACTGGGCAAGATGTCCTATGAGTAGAAGATCAACTACTGGATATTTCATTTTGTTAGGTGATTCTCCAATTTCATGGAAATCAAAGAAACAATGA